tgcgacattggttataataattataaaatgtatcttaatacatgtatcaaaatggcgtatcacaaAGTCAGTCAACATTTCATGACCGATGCAAAGTGGATCCTtccagaatcgcactgctgataGTACTATATTTACCATGTTTCAGATGTTTTTTTAGTTTGCCATTCTAAAATACCGTGGATACAGATAAAATACCACGTATTAAAAACACGAATTCAttttgtatgtgtatataaaaacgaaatcaatatttattttcaaaaaaaaataaattacatacatatgctGGTGTTTTGCTATGACGCCAATAATACCGTAATAACTTAAGGCCTAATAGGTAAAATGGTTATTGAAATTCATTGAGCTATATGAGCTACCTGAAAACCTTTTCGTTAGTAATcgttgtcaaaataatttaaaaaatgacagtaTATACCATTAATTGCATTTCctctttgtttaaaaatatttaaaaattataagaaaataataagacgtaatagaaataaatcCGCAAAACAGACCTTCTGTTTTCGTAATTATTccctttttgtttttaagatatttaacactagttttttttgtgaatatcaGTATATTGATTAATCCATCTTTTAAAAAACCTTCGAGTTATTTTTgcgatttttttatctgttatattcaaaaatccgttgcatagttttaaaaatctaagcatacacagggacagacagacagcaggaagtgactttgttttttactatgtaGTGATTGTAAACCATTAGATAGAATAGAATCATTGGAATAGTACAGAAAATGCctagaatttaataatacatagtaCATGGAACAGACTTATGGTTAATTAGCCATTTTCAAGTAACCCTACCGAAAAAGAGACTGAAACAGAGGTTATAAGGAGGTGCAAtcttttacaaacaaatatttatacgtgTTGTACAAATGAACAATAGTTAAGTAGATTTTGTTaagtcattttataaaacacagcCAGGGTTGATTTATGCAAACCTTTGGAGCCATATCAGTGCATGACAGTTTGATTGCATCCAATTATTGGCAAAGAGTGATGCTAATCAGAATGCAATTACGCGACCCATACGCAAAACAGTTATTAAACATACCTATAAAGTTTTCTCAATTAAGATTCAGTTAGTCACTTAACGTCTTATGTTTAAAGATTTGAAATGTATAGAAACTGCAAAAATGTTAGTAGTGTACTGTATTTTACAGATGAGTAGGATATTTTGAAGTAGGTTTGTATttagtcataaaatattatttttaaaaggattcATGGCTCATTCAGTAggcgtttttttattttctattaatgtaatatttttataatttaactctaCTAGAGTCGTTAATAGTTGACAGTTatctagaaaataaaacaaacgcttATTGGTGTTTTTAAATAGGTAAGTTTTACGCGTTAAATATCGttgttataagatttaaatatcttGACAAGGAAGGCTCCTCTAAATATTCTATCGATCTCTGACTTTTCAAATCCAATTTGTCCCAGCTATTCATTCATGTTATCTATCTAACGTTTCGTTTGACGTTCTTCACTTTGCTCATTTAACCATTCCCTGAGTGATATGACACATATTCTGTCATTATTTCGATTTTTCTTTTCACTTTCCaagctaatattaataattcaaaattaaattttcaattcactaaaacttcaataaaatgaaataaaaatatttattttagttcaagTTTACTCATTCAACAATAAGGCCAGAAAAGTTCAGCCTCGATAAAGAAATACTACGTAAACTTCACagtgaaatatttcaaaagttgCTTCTAGCGCATTTGGTCCTTTTCTTTTCACTTCATTCAATTTCGCACATATCGAAGCTGTTCTTAAGATCTCTTAAGATTGATGGTAATAAGAAcctaaatatcaataatttaaaaacagactTATATTTGCAGTTCGAGTACAAAGAAAAAGAGACATTATAAATCCTTTGTTTGGAGTACATTGCTGCTTGCTGGAGTTTATTGTTCATTGCTGCTAatgtagtaaaataaaacatgtttagCAACGTTCAGTATTGGGAATCttcaataaaatctatttaatcttAGCCGAAGACTACGGGTTCAGTTATGAGCAAGCATCACtgatttacatgtgcttaatttgtgcttataagtTATGTCGTTCTtcgcagtgaaggaaaacattgtgaagaTTCCTGCATACGTCGGATATAATTCTGCAACGCGTATATCCAACCCGTATTAGAAAagtagtgtggtggaataagctccaaccATTCTCCTCAAGAGGAATGAAACCTTTGGATCTATAGTGGGATATTTATAGGACATTTTGCATTtacctattaattattattatagaaaatttgtGAGGAGTGACAATTCTCGGCAGACATTCTGAGTGTCGATAGGCAAATTCGAACGAAGAGAATATGCTATACACTATAAACTATTAAAGGATTAACTATTCTCTACAAACCTACGAATCGCAATTTGATAAACAATCTTGattcaaaacaatatttgtagTTCCATTTTCGTGCTCCTGAAAAGTATCGTAACGTTATATTTGTAGAATACATTGCATGCCACATTTAAGTGAACCGCAGTGTACGCTGGGTAGTCACGTTGGTTTTATGGGATTACGAAAATATATGAGAGGTTTTATTTCGCGCCTCCCTTATATCTCTCATactgaatagaaaaaaaagcgAAGGAGAAAAGGGTATTGCTAATATAGAATCGTCTATTGTGATCCAACACGTACATGTCAAGCCTATTAAAGGTTTGgaattggattttattttttgttgtacaCATCACTAAATATAAGTAACATTCCATATTTTTCTGACTTTCATTTAAGAAAgggtatttatttgtatttatttatttattgtaaaacggtcactttataaataataattatttttattaagtgaaACACGAACACCttctaagtaaatatttaaagtaattgatATATAGTATATCTTTAAATGAACAATGTCatgttttttgataaaatatcgaTTGAAATCAAAGATATCGAAGTCTCAAGAGCTCAAAGGAAATGCTGCGTAGCAATGTGAAAGTCGCAAATTCGGGTCTGGACTATTGTTGTCCATAAACTTAAGCTTAAACTAGAGCTTAGAGGTGTCAGACCATTACACCGTCTCATACCAGGACCGTGCAAGGAACggatgagaaaaaaaaattgcatgtaATATTCAAGGTACGTGAAGTGTTAGTCGGTGACGTAATAGTCCATTGAGCATCTTTTCATACTTCTTAAtgcaaagaatatttttttacaactgaTTGAACGGGAACCATACGGATATGATACACGGGTGATATGGTCACTCAAATCATTATGTACGTATGTGATACTCTATTGATACGTTCTAGTGGGCGTAGAGTAGGTTTTCGTATCTGGTACGTCTATGAATTGTCATGCTATAAGACGGTAGTCGGCAGACTTATTAAAAGGATAGAAAATGAAGATTATgagtaattatttgaaatcgGAATCGCAATAAGAACTTCGAGTATTGTCACATTATCATagctaaatattacaatttttttaatgaaaataacaaagacatagaaagtatttaattttataaataaacacgacGAGGATTTttagaaaatgtatttcaattagtaaatttattggCCTCATTTAGATaaacttatgttattttttacgaGATAAGTTTTCCAAAAAACGGAAAAagtagataaaaattaaattttgaattcaaatcCTCATCATCAGAATTGAGGTAATGAAATTGAACAAgcaatatatatctaaaaagtaTCACATTTCCCAATTGAACAAATTCATATTGCcttatatagattagtaaaaatttttcaaacgcgatctttatttttaatgcagGTATTCCTGGTTAGTTTTGTGGAAGTAATAACTTTTACTGGCttagataatataatgtatgcgtatgaaagtaatttaagtaattaaactcTTTGAAATATAGCGCATTGcatatttctttgtaaataacTTGGCTATTTATACTTACcgacatttttttaagtaaaaaaaatatattataaaagaaatatattatgagataaatgttgaaataatttaaatgtaaaaaaatattcatatatattttctttacgtgtaatcaaaatcaaaatgtactttatttaagtgGGCTTTTAAAAGAACTCATGATCtctattttatagtaataaattgaatgtaagTCATCTATGATATTGAACGAACAGATTAGACTGTAGATTCTATTGATAGGAATCGGCAAGCAATCGAGTAATTGCCTACTCTTTTTCTTAACTCAAatgtaataacttaattaaatacgtCTTATATTAGGTGAAAATGGACATTAGAATTCTATGCGTTTTGGAATAATAAACAGAATATGTCAATCTCTTAACTTATTtgtattatacttaatattagtagataaaacttaattagtattattgttgtGCTATTAACTGTATTCtagaattttatgataattattatagccaatatacattatattgttttaaatatactgcGACGCAAATGTAAGTATTCCTCCTTAGTTAAAAACATCCCCATGGGAGTCTTCAGCTCCAAGCTTATAAATAGTCTGAAAAGCTCTCTGCAGAAttacaatagttttaaaatataatatagcgtTTTCTCTGAGTAATATgtcgtaagaaataataatatgacttACCGATGGAAGTATTCATAATTCggtttacaaaatgtataatattaaaagggaCGTgctatatatattcttaaacaagtttaaaattgctttttaatttctatattccAAAAAGGTATATACTGTTAAATTTGTCATACCAATCGAGGATTACCATAATCCACCATCATAATCCACAATCGgggtaattaattatatcaatagttTAAACCATTTAACATTAAtcacaataacaaattaaaattaaagaaacaaaCTTTGATTCCCTAATTTGTGAATTATGAggcattttaattacaataataatctattttattaaacaattgaatatacaaaaatattccataaaactaatatacatacatacttttaataCGAGAAATaggaataaacttgtaacccctactttccgtttgtaTACGGCACAGAGAACATTTTTGGGCAAAGGTATATTAtaccggaaaatataatcaatttaccattcaacaaatttaaaaagttcattaagactaaattaatcaataaatcttattattcattaaaagaatactttaaaaaaaaggcctggatttaggctcgagttccatcacaggactgattgaacagtaattgtgaataacagcattctaattctgtttatttaaaaagagccatgcgagtttcttgccgtttcttctcgctggaggctgctttctgAAATGGTGGtagtgaagtttacttgaataaaacacacttgatttgatttgatttataatatataaagagacTAAAAATGTTCTGAAACAATACAGATTGAAAATCAATCAATACTTAAACCAATTATTATATCCACTTGCAAgcattgtttatgtttatttatttgactcgTCTGTATTATAAGGaaaaatttgaaagaaaaaaacagacagatgtattaaaataaatcaacacaacgtatttttttaatagattgcaTCCTGGTAttgggccatctgatgataactgtgcatagacattggtgctttaagaaatattagtcaTCGTATATCGCAACCAACTTTGGGATCTAGAATGTCCCTTGTTAGTTAGTTAGCTACCCAAGCTCACTAGagctaaaaatatgtaaatatatatttatgtagtgaTTAGTGATAATAGTTCGACAATATAATTACTTTCAAAGTGTTCCATTATTGAAATTTACATATGAAAAGTGTATatagaatattacaaaataatgtagaTTAGCTGCCGGCCCGATTTCATCCgggtgaataaataattttatttacttcctcCTCGCGGCGCTCCACCTTCCGGGTCCAATCAAAACGCTCGAGGGACCCACGtaaatactaacaaaaaaatcattgaaattcGTCCAATCGTTTATAATCAGTTTAGTTACCTACACACGTAAAATTTATAcacaaaattttactttttacctTTTAAACTGTAAAATCTCAGGTACAATTGGTGTTCTGCAGATATGGGATACTACCGTGGCACAgacaattcataaatatttgtcgTTCACCTCTAACGCTCGGCTGTTTATTATATTCCAATAATATTATCGATATTACAGTCTTCCACGCAGACGGACTGGTATTTATAGTACCTACGTAATAGAATGgtaaaaacgtatttataacAATAGCAGTAAAGaactcttttatttttactggCGTAAAAGTTTACATAAATCTCTTTATGGTATATACATTTAGGTGACGATAAAGatgcacaaaaataaataaatatatttcacaaaacGAGTGGCCataattaactatatttgatattatttattacattttgcgTGTTCTGGCTGAATATGAGAGaagataatattacttaaaacataattgttcatacatatttaatgaaaattttgaatCCCAAGTCTTAGtagtaaatagttattataaaatattagcaacGTGGCTAGCTACttcgttgattttatattaatcacttCAATAATTCCTTTATGTTTTAACCAGCAGCTTAATTTCTGATATttcttattacatataaatccTTTCAACGTCTAGCACTGCGATGTCTTGATTACTtagtgaataattataatttcagatGAAAATTAAGAGGTTGCTTAGGCTTGAGAGAATTTTGTTGAAGTTAATTACTTCTCGTTAGCTCGTAGCCTGTTCAAAATAAGTTACACCCACTTGGTTTTCCGtctatcttttatattatggaATTACACTAAGAGCTTGTTATCATTCACAACCATcagattttaaagtatatatacccatatatttaatgttatttttatatcgtttttttttttatttgaaaaaataataacagattttacaaaattattaactgTTCTATTGTATGATAGTagctgttatattttaatattgactatTCAAAAACGCTTGGTtctgaagtttacttgaataaaattgatttgatttgatttgttgttaatataaaatttaatttgagtgcttaaaattttgaataaatgaacataaaaatatacaaaaaaaacccTGTTGTTTCGGAAATAGCTATTCAATCTGAATCCGTGAGTTTCACAAGAACAACGTATAGCACACGAGAAATAACATATCCACTCGCAAAAACATTTCTTAGGAAGATTAGCCACCAGCTAGCCATGATTCAGAGATCGGGGAAGAAGATTTGGAGCCCTCTTCAGCAGGCAAGGCGTCAGTGAAAGCGATCCGATCCCTGAGTCACTGGGTTGAGAGAAAGTCGTTGATTCGAGAGGAGTCACGGCATGCTGACATTAAGGCCTACACGGCTGCTCACCGGACACGACTGTTCGGTAAGTAACTTCATGAAAACTTTTCCACGAAATATGTCAATCTCCTGCCATGGGTGTGGTGCGAAGATCTGTCGCTTCCGAGTGTCGTACGTAACGAGAGGTTCTAGCAAGAGGTGGTTCTATTCCTTCTGCGAAAATGTTATGCTGCAGAAGGAAGCCATGGAGTAGGACCACGAGGACTGCCCCTCTCCTGACCCGCTCCCACGAAGAAGATCAGGTACCAAGCGTGAGCGCTATGCGCTGCTTCTCTCCCCGCTACCGTAAACGTTACTAGGTTAGAGGGTTTATCTTTACCCTTGGTATTCGAAGAATGCATAGGTGGGCCAAGAGTCGTGGTGTCTTGACGTCAAGCGATTGCGAGTGTATGTGCAAAAACATAGCCTTTTTTCATTCAGCTTGCTTGCGTTAACCCAGAATGGCATAATGGTAGGaagataatgatgatgatgatccaagtgaaattcatttaaaatattcatggtTAATATATGAAGATGAAATAAAGTAACTTGAAATTTCCCACTAAAAGcctattaaatgaaatttatttttcattttgattagttgcaaataataaaaacatgttttttatgtatttaacaaaaatcattacatatagaaataaaaacatattagatCATTTATAAACCAAATATTTCTTCTGGTAAGATTCTGTATAGTTGCATAAAAGTAATTCAATTTGTaaaggtataaattattatcaacgaAACATATTTAGTGTAATGGAACATTTTAAGTTTTCACCTAtagaacattattaatttatgtttaaatgaatgaaaactCATCATACCATGATAATTGGTTGTTTCTGGCGAAAGTTTCACCGCTGAAGTGCCTTAGTTACTTTACGCTTTACGGATTTCGTCggatattgtattataaaaactataatttgaataacattGTCGAACGCAGtctgattaaaaaataacaattagtgTGCCAATCTCACTGTATTTGTAATAGAATGTGATGTACGCcgctaaattttaatgtatttgatcGTTTAAATATGCCAAATATGTGATCGAAACTTCAATCGCCTACTTATTACCTAAATCACTAttggttaaaaaatttaaataattacattttatccaATGAAAATGGCGGTGAGCTAATGATGTAACATAGTAAAGATCGTCAGTTGGTTTATATTATCAATTGGATTGTACAATGCCTAGACTGAATGCCCGCTCGGCACACAGTTGTAATCCCTCAGCTGTCGGCTGTCTTTCCGGCGTTGTATGCACAGctgattaatgtttttattatttttaatataaattagatatccttattgaatttgaaataattttccatcttatatattatactattattttaccATTAATTACGCTGCGAAGACAAGAAGTTGGATaaacaaatgttaaaatttttaactcGTTATCCGAAATGAATTACTTTATATAGTGAcctaaaattactttaaattttcaacGTTGCTTCCAGGTTAAAGTAAATTGTACCAaatcatttacttatttatttttttgctttcgGTACTGGTAATCCGTTTGCATAGATAAAGTAGATATAATAGCTTCGTTATTattgaaagataaataaatataaaatcattaattagaattgtaattatattagtgtttaatattatgttattggtGAAGATGTTTATCAAATGAGTTCCATAACTCACTTTTATGTGAGGATGAATAGGCAATTTGCGGAAAACAAATTGCCGCGATGTGAAGATAAAACGGAGTAATGCCTATTCCACAGGAACTTACAAAAGCATTTGCGAGATGATAAtgaaaattagtaatatatgaattggttataaattattagtcaAACACTCTCTGGAGGTGACTCCAGAGAGACGATGttgtttaaagaatatattactgcagaattttatatcaatgttgTTTTTAGTATAGGTAGGtgcaacaaatattaaacattccttacattgtcaatgagCCATCATCCTTGAGATTtaagatgtcccttgtacctatagTTACATTCATacaatatatgacgagtgggcggtacctaccaaGGCGGGCTCGACCAAAGCCCTACCAATACTCAAagcaataactatttttattttaatgttattcaaaacaagtaaaatttatatttaagtctaGATCATGTTTAAACTTCAGTGaataatattacgtaatatatatttactgaaaGAGAATGAATAAACTTGAATGTGTATCGGGAATTTATCTTGAATTTAGTTTCGAATCCATGATGGCTGAACGAATGATGAGAGTAGAAAAACGATCCGTCCATCCATTAGGATTTACGTTTATTGTCTTAACCGATAAACCTTCATTTAGATTAACTTATACGTTACATAAAACTGTGTTTGGTTGGATAAATGAAGCATAAGAGGATCAGATGAAAAGTCGTAGTTCtttaaatgacataattattttgGATACAATGGTCTCTTATCAACAGTTTTGAACTCGGTTCGCATTGTTTCTTTAATCTGCCCGATGACTAATTGAAATTGTGTCGACGCCCTGtagtttgtttgatatttttcagaGAATTCTATAAAAATCGggtgtaaatatttaagaatcgAGTGATCTATTGTCGGAAACATGTGATGTAATGCGTGGTCCCCGAAGAGCGTCATAACAGCAAATGTGTTTCCATTAATATCCTTTCGATCAAGAAGTGCTTCCACTTGATGTTCACCCCAGTCTGGAGTTTCGCTtctgtaaaaatgtataataattttatttactatctcatgttatatatttcttttttatatattggatAATATCTTtagtaaactaataaatatgttgaatttctgaaaaaaagaaaccaaatggcaaatttacttaaataggAAAGccaatatcatttaaattgagAGAAATAGAAacaattgataattaataaatatgaattcatCATATAATCatgtagatataaataaataataattaataataactacataTGTAACAGAGCAAAGGTCAAATTAAGATGTAATACGTAAATAAGCATACTATAAgtatgcttatattataaaattattattatttcagaacattttcattttactgtaaatgtatttatagtataCGTAGTTGGTCTTCAGTCGACCAGTGAAACTTACTTAGGTTGGTCGCCATCCTTTAGAGCATCTGGATGGTGATGAGCAGCGTTAACAGCGATGAGGAAAAAAATAAGACTTCCAGTGCAATTGATCCAAAGCCACGTGTAAAGTACATGGAGGAAAGCGCTGCCACTTGTGAACCACATGCATAACGGTAACAAAAAGCCAATGGCATCGTGCCAGCGGTAATGCGCCTTGAAAAACCCTTTCCGTAGGAATATGCTTAGAAATCTGGAATAAGATATTACGTGGTATTGTGAATATTTGGTTACCTACAATTACGctcgatataattttaaaggaaactttaataatatcaaatttaaatgttattaaatgtttgaaaaaaaatcgtcactttattttagtaaaaagtttaaatttcatttaatttttctataaatttgatTAAAGATATGTACGTGAAAAATAAGtatagaaatacaaataaatactataatatatattttcagatttaaatacaataaatatttaccttttaGTGAAGGTCAACAGAAATAAGAAAGGGAAAAAAAAGTATTCCGTAATAAATCCAAATCTAGCATGTAATGGTTTATCTTCCCTCGGATTATAAAAAAGGAATGGTTCAAGGGAGCTTATTTCTAAGTCcattaatgtatttgtatacaAATGATGCGAAATCACATGAGATACTCGGAAATCTCTGAAAGAAagcaatatatttcttaaatattaaccTATAAGTTATAGATCTGTGAGCCAAATTATGGTTCATTCAACtttcaatacatacatttatatattattaaggtttGAATAGTTACTATTTCccgaattattaatttacaaatcttACCTGTAAGACCACATACTCATATTAAAAAGATACATTCGCCAGTTTGTTCTACgatgaataaaattatgacaAGTCACTGTTAACATTGCGAGGCTCACAGATGCAATAATGTACCAAAACGtcgctataaaataattttcgcaCCAACAAGCTAAAGAGGAGCTACATAGAAGTGTTGCAAACAGTCCATCAGTTATTCTGTCCGCCGTAGCGGATGCTTCCTTTGGTATTTTCTTTAGCTCTTCATGAACTGCTCTTTTCAGACTTTTATAAAAACCGTCTTCGTGGAAAGTGAAGGGTGAATTTCGTGGTGTTTTTGCGTcccttatataaaatttatttagcatCTTCTCGGTTGTCGGGTTTATATGATGAGACTCAAAAGCTTCTGTTATATCAGTAccctttaataatataaattgagaaTATCAAAGAACAGATTTATTTAcacagaaataattaatttgcctttaaagttaaaaata
This DNA window, taken from Vanessa tameamea isolate UH-Manoa-2023 chromosome 7, ilVanTame1 primary haplotype, whole genome shotgun sequence, encodes the following:
- the LOC113401206 gene encoding cytochrome b5-related protein-like, giving the protein MAPKETDWVEGAHERASQKKTHVSFPQLKYPSLRDEGLRDPLQWLTGKALDDGAEDLWRIHDKLYDFTSFMKKHPGGAEWLELTKGTDITEAFESHHINPTTEKMLNKFYIRDAKTPRNSPFTFHEDGFYKSLKRAVHEELKKIPKEASATADRITDGLFATLLCSSSLACWCENYFIATFWYIIASVSLAMLTVTCHNFIHRRTNWRMYLFNMSMWSYRDFRVSHVISHHLYTNTLMDLEISSLEPFLFYNPREDKPLHARFGFITEYFFFPFLFLLTFTKRFLSIFLRKGFFKAHYRWHDAIGFLLPLCMWFTSGSAFLHVLYTWLWINCTGSLIFFLIAVNAAHHHPDALKDGDQPKSETPDWGEHQVEALLDRKDINGNTFAVMTLFGDHALHHMFPTIDHSILKYLHPIFIEFSEKYQTNYRASTQFQLVIGQIKETMRTEFKTVDKRPLYPK